The window TTGCAGCACCCTGACGGTCACCAGGTTAATCGACCTTCTGAGTCCTTCTCTAAAAGTGGTTGGACCGCCGACGGATAAATCATAATTTCGGGGAGACCAACGAGTGCCATCCGGCATGAAGGTCACAACCGGTTGATTCAACACTTCATAGGTTGGCGGGTAGCCATTGTCGATGGCCACAGTGTAAACGAATGGTTTAAAAGCAGACCCGGGTTGGCGATGTGCCTGCACAGCCCGGTTGAATTTATACTTAGAGAAATCCCGGCCGCCAACCATGGCCAGAATATGACCGTTTCTCGGGTCGATAGAGACTAGCGCTACCTGTGCGGGCACTTTTTCCAAAACCAAAGAATCAACAAAAGTTGAGTCCCGCAGGAGGCTTTTAATGTCGTTATTTTCAACGAAAGTAGAATCGAGAAGATCTTTGATCATATTTTTTTTAATGAGAGCTGCTTTAACTTTCGACTGTAATTCAGGAAGGTGATTTTGAACGGCCCGTTCGGCAACGGTTTGAGCTCTGGAGTCTATCGTCGTGTAAATCGACAGACCGTCTGTGTATAAATTGTAGCCGTATTTATCCTGCAGGTTTTTTCGTACATATTCAGTAAAATAAGGCGCGAGCCCGTAAGCAGTATTTTGAGTTTCTAAAATCTCAATCGGCTTCTTGACATTTTCAGCATATTCATCTTCGCTGATAAAATTAATATCCCGCATAGAAGTTAGAACCACATTTCTGCGACTTAAGGCTTTGTTCGGGTGCCAAATAGGGGTATAATGTGAAGGCGCTTTCAACAAGCCAACCAGCATGGCACATTCATCCGTTGTCAGCTCCTGAACATCTTTGTTGAAATATTTTATCGAAGCTGACTGAGCGCCATAAGACCCATGGCCGAAATTCATATGGTTCAAATACATTTCGAGGATTTCAACTTTTGTGTAAGTACGTTCAATTTGAATGGCAGTTATTATCTCTTTAATTTTACGTGTTATTGTTCGCTCCAGGGTGAGATAAAGTTGGCGCGCCAATTGTTGAGTAAGGGTACTTACTGCGCTTGGCCTTTTGAAAGTAACCATGCTGGTCAAAGCGACTGTAGCAAATCTTCTTAAATCAATACCCCAATGGTCGTAGAATTTTCGGTCTTCGGTGGCAATCAACGCTTTAACCAATGCGTCGGGCAGTTCTTCCAGCGGTACAAAGCTTCTTTTTTCTTCATAAAATTCGGTGATAATTTTCAAATCAGAAGAATAGACTTTTGAAGACAGCTTCGGTTTGTACGACTCTAACTGGCTTAAGGAGGGCAAATCCCGGCCCATGATGTAAAGAAAAATGACGCCACTCAAACCGATGATAAATAAAACAAGCACAGTACGGCCAAATGTGGTACTAAAAAATCTACTTCTCGTTTTCGTAAAAGAGCCGTCTTCGGAAACCCGGAAATTTCTTTTCATGATGTTAAGCTTTGCAAGGATAGAAATTAATTAATTCTGGAAACTTATACAATTCAAGCTCTAAGAAGTTTCGGGGAACTTCTTTTCATTTCTCTTGCCCCATGATTTTAATTCAAGTTTTTTACCGGTCATTTCCAAATAAGTAAACTTCTTCATCCAGTCACCTAAATTGATATAATAGCCGGAATTGATTTTCTCAAATAATGGAACGTGGGTGTGCCCTAAAATAACCGCCTGAAATCCCTCATTCAATTTTGAGGTTGCAAAATTCCGGTAATCTTGTTCATATCGCTTTTCTTCCCTCTCCTTACTTTTAGCAGAAACTTTCATCGCCAAAGGAATGCCGATATCAGGATGCAGCAGCCGGTACAAAAAAATATTAACCGGACTTTTAAAAACTCGTTTCTGCAATCTGAGGGACCAGTTCCGCTTGGCCAACCCGTCTCCATGCGCAATAAACAGTTTGAGCGAGTTGTGGCTTACTTCTACGGGTTCGTGGTAAATTTTGACGCCAATTTCATTTTGCAAATAACCATCTTGCCACAAATCATGATTACCGGTGAGATATCGAACTTCAATGCCGGATTCGACCAGTTGATTAAGATTAGCCAAAACTTTGAGATTGACTTTAGGGATGACTTTGGAGTATTCGAACCAGAAGTCATAAAGGTCGCCTACAATATAAAGATAATCGGCTTTTTTTTTAATGGAATTAAAAAATGAAATTAAATTAGTAATTTTTATTTTTTCTATTTCTTCCGAGTGCGCACCTAAATGGGCGTCTGAGATAAAGTAGATTTTTTTCATTCAATGTAGCCGACAATATGGTATAAAAATACGACCAAAGTATACGATGCCATCGTATAAAACGCAAGTTATTTTCCTTTAAAAAATTTGCGTCTCGCTGCCTTTTTAATTAAAACATTATTAGTACCATTAAAATGTGCTCCGAGTTTATTCAATCTAAAATAGAGTCAATTTTGCAGAAAATTATTAGGATTATTTAAACATGGGAGCACGTAATCAAACAGCCAAACTTTCGATTGAAAATTAAATCACCAAAAAAATGTTGACAAAATTCAAAAGAATCCTTACTATACATCGTTCGCCGGAATATTGTTAATTCGTTTTAAAATTTTAATTTTACGGAAGGAGTTCATTTCATGAGCTTAGAAGCTTTAGGGATGATCGAAACCAGGGGACTTATTGGAGCGATTGAAGCTGCTGATGCAATGGTAAAGGCAGCCAAAGTCGTGCTTATCGGCAAAGAAAAAATTGGTGGTGGATTTGTTACCGTCATGGTTCGCGGTGACACCGGCGCTGTGAAAGCGGCTACCGACGCCGGAGCATCGGCGGCGGAAAAAGTCGGTGAACTGGTTTCCGTCCACGTCATCCCAAGACCCCATGAGGATGTTGAAATGATTCTACCAAAAGTAGCGTCATAGTAGAGCATCATCATTTTTTTAAAAAACCAGCTTAATTGGACTTTTGGGAATAATGCATGGATGAAAAAGCATTAGGTCTCGTTGAAACGAAGGGTTTGGTCGGGGCAATTGAAGCTGCTGACGCTATGCTCAAAACGGCCGCCGTTCAGCTGATCGGAATTGAAAATACCATTGCAGCTCTATTGACTGTCAAAGTTGTCGGGGAAACAGGAGCGGTAAAGGCGGCAGTCGATGCCGGAGCCTCTGCGGCAGAAAAGGTGGGGGAATTGATATCCGTACACGTCATTCCAAGACCGCATGACGATACGGAAAGCATCATCTATAATCAGAGTGATGACATAAACTCTGGAGGTTCGGCTGCGAACCTAACTATTGAAAAAGTAAAAGCAATGCCGGTTAGACAGTTGCGCAGCCTGGCCCGAGATGTTGCCGGTTTTCCGATTCAAGGGAGAGAAATTTCAAGGGCGAACAAGGAAATACTTGTAGAAAAATTTCAGGAGTATTTTAACAAATAGCTCCACATTTCTGTGGAGCTATTTGTTTTTGTATATGCAGGCAATCAGGGTTCCTTCTTATGCTAAACTAAACTTAGGGTTGTTTATCCTTGGGGTTCGGGACGACGGGTTCCACGAAATTGAGACTATCCTTCAGCAAATCGACTTAAACGATGAAATCGAGGTCAAATTAACTGATTCTTCTAAGATAGAATTCAGTTGCGACCATCCTGACTTACAAGAGGCGAATTCAAATCTTTGTGTGCGTGCTGCAAATTTTCTCAAACAAACCACCGGGATTCAAAAAGGCGCTCAAATTTATTTAAGCAAAACCATTCCGATGGGTGCCGGACTTGGAGGTGGCAGCAGCAACGCAGCTGTAGTTTTGCTTTGTTTAAATAAACTATGGGGATTAAATCTTAGTGCCCAAGAACTTCAGGCAATTGCCTCACAATTAGGTTCCGATATCCCGTTTTTCATATTAGGGGGAACCGCAGTTGCAACTGGCAGGGGAAATTTACTTCGACCCGCTAAATTAACTGGCGAACCGACTATTGTGGTCGTGTTTCCAAAAATTTCGGTCTCCACAAAGTGGGCCTACAAGCAAGTGAATTTAAGCTTGACAATTAGGGAAAAAAACATTATCTTACCGCATTTTAACGATATAAATTACAGTAATGCGGATTTTGTAAAATCTTTGAAAAACGAATTTGAAGAAATAGTCTTTACCGAATATCCACTTTTGGAACAAATCAAAAAACAAATCAACCAAAGCAAGGCGATTTACACAAGTATGTCGGGATCCGGATCAGCTATTTTTGGAATTTTTGAGAAGGAGGAGGATGCCTTAGAGGTAAAGCGGTTTTTTCAGAATGAATATCCCACATTTGTCACCCGGCCGATAAATTGGGGATACCAAGGAGTGGAGAACAAATTTTAGTTGAGGCCCTCGCTGTACATTTCATACATTTAAATGTCATTTCTACGGAGGGAGCATGGAGATAACAGAAATTAATATCAGTATAAGAAATGAGGAAAAATTAAAAGCTTTCGTGAATGTAACTTTTGATGATTCCTTCGTTGTAAGGGGGATGAAAGTCATAAAAGGTTCGAATGGCTACTTTATCAGTATGCCGAGCAGAAAGATGCCTGACGGCTCGTATCGGGATATCGCTCATCCCATTCGAAATGAATTTCGTGAGTATCTTGAAGCAGAAATTCTCAACGAATACCGGGTATCCCTTGAGGAAGAGGGTGGCGAAATTACAGAAAAAATAGAACCTGCTGTTCATGAACATATAGAAAATCCTTAAATTTTTATAAGGTTTCCCATTTAAATTTAAAACTGGGGCGTCGCCAAGCGGCAAGGCACAGGGTTTTGGTCCCTGCATTCGGAGGTTCGAATCCCCCCGCCCCAGCATATCACAAAAAACGAGACAAACTCAAAATGGCGGAATCCAAAACGGATTACCGTCATTTTCTATGCTAAGAAGATTTAAATCATGCTTCCAAACCCCATTTTATTTTCAGGAAATGCCAACAGAGGCATAGCCGAAAAAATTGCCAACTATATGGAAGTCTCCTTGGGTGATGCCGAGATAAGGCACTTTAGTGACGATGAAATCTGGGTAAAATACAAGCAGAATATTCGAGGAGCCGATGTATTCATTATTCAGCCGACAAATTCACCGGCACAGAATATTTTAGAATTGTTAATCATGCTGGACGCGGCGCACCGGGCTTCAGCCGAAAGAATCACAGCGGTCATTCCCTATTTTGGTTATGCGCGGCAGGACAGAAAAGATCAGCCCCGGGTTTCCATCACGGCTAAGCTAGTTGCCAATTTAATTGCCACCGCCGGCGCAGATAGAGTTCTAACAATGGATTTACATGCGCCGCAGATACAGGGCTTCTTTGATATACCGGTAGACCACCTTTATTCTTCGACGATTCTTTCTGATCATTTTAAGGAACAGAATGTTCCGGAGTTAACCGTGGTTTCCCCGGATATTGGCGGGATTACCTTAGCACGAGCTTACGCAAAAAGATTACATGCGCCTCTGGCGATTATTGATAAGCGTCGTCCCAAACACAACGAAGCTGAAATCATGAACATTATCGGTGAAGTCGATGGCAGAAATATCCTGATTGTTGATGACATTGTCGACACAGCCGGGACGTTATGTAACGCGGCCGACGCATTAAAAGAAAATGGCGCTAAAGAAATCTATGTGGCATGCACACACGCGCTTTTTTCCGGTCAGGCGGTTGAGCGTATTTCTAAAGCGCCGATTACAAAAATAAAAGTCACCGATACAGTTGAATTAGCGAAAGAAAAACAAATCAATAAAATCGAAGTCCTAACAGCCTCCCATCTTTTTGGGGAAGCGATAAAAAGAACTCATGGGGATGAATCAATAAGTTCGTTATTTGATTAAAACTTGGAGTAACAAATGTCAGAATCAGGATTAGAAATTCAAAAAAGAGAAATTGTAGGTAAGAAAGCAAACCAGCAGCTAAAAAAGGAGGGAAAGATTCCCGGCATTTATTATATGCACGGCGAGGAATCCATTCCTGTCGCAGTAGATGCAAAGCAGCTAAAGACTTTGATCCAATCTGAAGCCAGCATCATCGATCTTAAATTTGATGGCGATAAAAAACCAACCCAGTCAATTATCCGTGAAGTTCAGTGGGACCCATTATATGGTCATCCGTTGCATGTAGACTTTATGGGCATAAAATTGACGGAAAAAGTGCATGTGGATGTTCCGGTTCACATCGTTGGGACAGCATTTGGCGTCAAACAGGAAGGCGGTATTATGCAGCATATTATCCGTGAGATTTCAATAGAAGCTCTACCGCTCGACATTCCGGAACATATAGACGTCGATATCACCGATTTAGATATTGGTGATTCAATTCGGATTGACGATTTATCCATTGATAAAGTTAAAATCCTAACCGACCCCACGCAGTCAATTGTGGTGATCAGGCCACCGACTATCGTCGAAGAACCGGTGGTTGAAGAAGAAGGCCTAGAAGAAGCTGAAGAAGGTGCTGAACCGGAAGTTATCGGTGAAAAGAAAGAAGAGTCAGATGAAGAAAGTAGTGAATAGTTATTTAAATGGAATAAATAAACGCAAAGGTCAGGAGTTACTTCATTTAATAGCGCAAATTTTTTACTGGTGGGACTGGGTAATCCGGGGTTTAGATACAAACGAACAAGACACAATATTGGATTTCTGATCATTGATCACTTAAAGAAAACCAATGAATCCTCGGCACCGGTAAAAAAGAGAAATTACACGTTCAGTAAAACTGTTTTTGGTGAACAAAGTGTGATTTTAGCAAAACCCCTGACTTACATGAATAGAAGTGGAGAGGCGGTAGTAGAATTAGCCCAACAATTCAAGATTCCACCCGGCAATCTCCTGGTAATTTTTGATGACTTTAACCTTCCCTTTGGAAAACTTCGGGCCCGGAGCAAAGGGAGTGACGGCGGGCACAACGGATTAGCTTCCGTGATTCACAAACTGGAAAGCAGTGATTTTCCCAGACTTCGTGTTGGAATCGGTAGGGACAATCTAACCGATACAATTAAGTTCGTACTTTCAAAATTTAATAAAAAAGAAAAAAAAGAGTTGCCGGGTTTAATTAAACTTGCAGCGGACGCTTGTCTGCATTTTGTTGCAGAAGGCATTTTAAAGACGATGAATAAATTTAACTAATGAAGAAAACAGGAGGACTTAATTTTGATTAGCATTGCCGTAGCAGCTAGTTTGGTTGCTTTAGCTTTTGTGGTCTATCTGATCTTTGATGTCATGAAAAAAGATCAAGGAAATGACCGCATGATCCAGATTTCGAAGGCAATTCAAGAAGGAGCTAAAGCATTTCTAAAACGTGAATATATGTACATCGGCAGCTTTGTGGCAGTCATATCCGTGCTAATTGCTCTCGCTCCCCAATTCTCGGATGTGGGATTGGGATGGAGAACTTCAGTTGCATTTATCTGCGGTGCAGTTGCTTCCGCCTTAGCCGGTTACATCGGCATGGGCATCGCAACACGCGCCAATAGCAGAACAACTCAAGGCGCGCTGACCGGCGGCTTAAAAGGGGCGCTCAGTGTGGCAGTCTCAGGAGGCGCGGTGATGGGCATGAGTGTTGTTGGCTTGTCCTTGCTCGGTCTCTGCCTGATTTTCTATATGTTTGAAGGCAAACCGACGATTATCAACGGCTATGCCATGGGCGCCAGCCTGGTCGCTTTGTTTGCCCGCAGCGGCGGCGGTATTTTCACAAAGGGTGCGGACATGGCTGCAGATCTGGTTGGTAAAATAGAAGCAGGCATCCCTGAAGATGATCCCCGAAATCCTGCTGTTATTGCAGACAATGTTGGTGACAACGTCGGCGACGTTGCCGGACTTGGCGCCGACCTTCTCGAATCGTATGTGGAATCCATCATTGCTTCCCTTGCAATCGCTGCTTTAATAGGACTGACAGCTGCGGATACGGTTGTGCGTAATCTGCAGTTCCTGCCGTTCTACATTGCCAGTGCCGGAATCGTTTCGTCCATTGTTGGTATTATGTTTGTCCGGATTGTCGGGAAATCAAACCCACAGAGGTCTCTAATGGGCGGAACGTATCTCAGCGCCGCTTTAACCGGAATCGCAACTTATTTTATAGTCAAAAATTTTGGCGCGGAATTTACCGAAGAAGGCAAAGCTTACTCGTTAATGGGACCCTTTTATGCAACCCTTTGCGGCGTCGTTTCCGGGGCTGTGATAGGCTTTGTTAGTGAGTACTTTACTTCAACGAAATACAACCCGGTTAAAAAATTAGCGGAAGAATCCCAAAGCGGTCCGGCGTTAACAGTAACCGGCGGTATTTCTGTGGGTATGGCTTCTACCGCTGTTCCGGTGATTGCTTTAGCGATCGCGGTTATGCTTTCCTACCATTTTGCCGGCATTTACGGAGTTGCAATGGCGGCAGTGGGAATGTTGGCCACGACGGGAATGGTGGTCGCTGTAGACTCCTACGGCCCCATTGCCGACAACGCTGGCGGCATCGCGGAAATGGCCAAATTAGATCCCAAAGTTCGGGATATTACAGATAACCTGGATGCGGTGGGAAATACCACAGCAGCAATTGGCAAAGGTATGGCGATTGGCTCGGCGGCATTTGCATCCCTCGGTCTCCTCGTCGCTTATATGAAATCTGCGCAAGTCGATGTCGCCGACATCAAAAATCCACGGGTTTTGGCGGGCTTGCTTATCGGCGGTATGTTTCCGTTTCTGATTTCTTCGATGTTATTCAAAGCGGTCAGTAAAGCCGCCTCCCAAATGATTGAAGAAGTCCGAAGGCAGTTCAGAGAGATTCCAGGTTTGATGGAAGGGAAAGTCTTACCCGATTCAGCCAGGTGTGTGGACATTAGCACCAAGGGTGCTATTCAAGGCATGCTCCTGCCAGGTTCATTGGCTCTTGTTACACCGGTTGTGATCGGCTTAGCCCTTGGGGCAGAAGCTCTTGCCGGTCTTTTAGTCGGGGCGCTGATCACCGGTGTAATGCTTGGCATTCAAATGGCGAATTCCGGCGGCGCGATGGACAACGCAAAAAAATACGTCGAGGAAGGCAACTTCGGCGGTAAAGGGTCTGACACCCATAAAGCTACGGTAATCGGCGATACGGTTGGCGATCCATTAAAAGATACGGTTGGGCCTTCAATCAACATTTTGATAAAACTTATGGCCGTGATTTCATTGGTACTTGCACCGCTTTTCATTTAAAAAATAGCGGACACAGAGTACACTGAGACTCATAAAGAACACAAAGAAAAAAACGAGAAAAAAAGATGAAATATGAAAATTTAATATTATTTTTTAAAACTCTGTGTTCTCTGTGCAATCTCAGAAACCTCTGTGTCCATTTTCTAATATTAAGGAGGTGACTTCCAAATTGAGTAAGTATGAAACAACTTTTGTAATCGATTCATTGCAAAAATCCGAAAATAAGGAGAATATTCTTACGAAGGTGGAGAACTTCATCAAAAATAATGGCGGCGAAATTGGCGAAGTTGAGGATTGGGGCAAAAAAAGACTGGCCTACGAAATTAATCGAAAACAGTATGGGAATTATTATCAAATCCACTTTGAGGGACCGGGTAATTTGCCCGGTTTATTAGAGCAAGAATACAGACTCGAAGAGGGTATTTTGCGTTTCCTAACCATTACTTCTGATCCTAGAGCAGCCTTGAAAAGAGAAGAGCCTGTAGAACCCGCAAAGGAAACTAAGGCAGCTGAAGTAATACCCGAAGACGCAAAAACAGAAGACAAACCAGGTGAAAACGATTCTAAGGAAGAGGCCGTTGTTGAGGATGTCAAAGAAGAGGTTGAAGAGACAGAAGATCCTGAGATAAAAGAATAAAGAAGCAAAGGAGTGCTTTAAATTCGTACCGGACGTTATGATAATGTAGCGAAAATTATATGGTGCACAGGAGGGTGCTTAAATGGTAAACCTAAAGATGCCGGACATAAACAACATATTAATAGCAGGTAATTTAACAGGCGACCCGGTTTTAAGAGAAACAAGCAACGGCACTCCCGTAGCAAATTTCTACATTGCTGCAAATCGTAAATTTAAAGATAATACCGGTCAGTGGAGAGAAAATGTATGTTTTGTCGGTGTTGTTGCATGGTATAAATTAGCCGAGAGCTGCTTTGAATATCTAAAAAAGGGCGCTGCGGTAATGGTTGAAGGCGAGCTTCAGAGCCGGAACTGGAAGAATGAAGATGGCTCTAATAATAATGTTGTGGAAATTAAAGCTCGACGGATTCAATTTCTTAACCGGCAAAATAAAAAGGATGAGTCTTTTCTTTTTGAACCGGTGACGGAAGTAACATCTGAAGTGGAATCCGATATTCCGGCCAGCGCTAACGTTAAAAACATCGAAGTCGTTTCCACTGATGAAGACAAAATAAAAAAACAATGGTTTGAATTTTAAGATTTGATTTAAAAGATTTAGTTTGAATTTTTAAAGGAGTTATATTTGTATGCTAAAGAAAACAAAAATATGTAGGTTCTGTGAAGACGGTGATGTTTATATCGACTATAAAGATGATAGGCGATTATTACGCTTCACGACAGAGCAAGGTAAGATTATTCCGAGACGTACCTCAGGCACGTGTGCATCCCATCAAAGAATGCTGAAACGTGCCATTAAAAGGGCCAGACATCTTGCTATTATTCCGTACGTGGTTGAAATGCCGAGATAGTTAACTGGTATTCAATTTCTTTTAATATTTACTTGCAAAATTAGGACTTGTTAGATGAAAATCATTTTAAAAGAAGATTTTGAAAGCCTGGGTAAAGTTGGGGAAGTCGTTGAAGTCAAAGCAGGTTTTGCAAGAAACTTCCTCATACCGAAACAAGTTGCACTTCAGGCAACTCCACAAAACCTGCGGGTTATTGAGCAGGAAAAAGCGAGAAACAAGATTAAACTCTCAAAGGATAAGCGGGAAGCTGAGGTATTGGCAGAACAGCTCAAAAAGGTATCTCTAACAGCAAATGTCCAGGTCGGTGAGGAAGATAAAATTTTTGGCGCTGTTACTTCACAAAACATCTCCGAGTTGTTATCCGCAAAGGGATTTGAAATTGATAAACGAAAAATCCAATTGGAAGACCCTCTGAAAGCGCTTGGCGTGTTCGAAGTTCCAATTAAACTACATACCGAGGTTGAAGCAAAGATCAAAGTTTGGGTGGTAAAGGAATAATCCACTCTATTTAGACCAGTACGAAGGTAATTAACTCAAACATTTACTTACTATCGGGGAGGACTGTAAATGGAAAGAGATTTTCCGCAATGTCAAAAATGCTCGACCGGAGTTCTAATCCCGCTCTCCGATTATGGACGTGAAGGATCATCGATTATGTATAAGGCCTGGGTTTGCACGGATCCGAACTGTGGCTTTAGTATTCGCATTGATAACGGTGAAATAAGCCTTGGAAAACAACTGCAGCAGTCCTCTAAGTAACGAGATATTTAGGTGCACTTAATCGAGGGTAATAGGGTCTCCTTTTACCCTTTTTTAATGAGCAGAAATTAAATGTCTGTGAGATTTCTCAAGAATTATAAGGTCAAAATAGTTGCACTTGTATTTGCGATACTCATTTGGTTTTTTGTTGTCACAGAAAATGAATATGAACATGTCATAGAAATTCCGGTTGCGGTTATCAACACGCCACCAGGCAAAGTCATTTTGAGCGACTTGCCGAAAGTCGTTAAAGTTAAAATAAAAGGTACGGGGAAAGACTTGATCGCGCTCATGGTTCGTACCGGCGCGCGGCTGAATCTTGATTTATTTGACGTCGAGCACAGCAAGACTTTTTACATAAAGCCCAAAGATGTATTTCTTTCCCGGACAATCGGCGCCATCCAATCCAACGAGATAATCATGCCCGATTCGATTACCGTTGTCCTGGCCGATTTTCAAAGAAAAAAAATCCCGGTCACCAGTAATATAAAACCTAAAGTTGCCCCGGGGTTTACAATAGTAGGCGACGCTCGGATCAACCCTGATTCAGTGCTAATTTCCGGGCCCCAAAACCTCGTTTCAAAAATCAATTCTATCGCAACCGAAGAAGTAAAATTTGAAAATCTAACCGACAAATTGAAACAAACCATTCCCCTGGTTTCACAGCTCTCAAATAAAATAAATGTCTCGATAAACCAGGTTGAGATTTCGCTAGACATACAAAAGCTGGTTGAAATTACTATAACGGGTGTTCCGGTCAACATCAGGAATGCGCCTAAGAATGTTAATATTTATCCGCGGCCCTCAACGTTAAGCTTGGTTTTAGTGGGCGGGGGAGAATTACTTACCCAGCTCAATCGGAATGATATTATTGCCTATTTGGATTATAACCGGGTAAAAGGGTCGCCCGGCATTGAACACCCGGCGGTAATTGAAAAACCACCCGGCATTCATTATAAGGATGTCCAGCCTAAAACTTTTAAGCTGGTTTTTGAGGAAAATTTGTCTAACTGATATTTGACCGAATCCAAGATTGCTTATCTTAATGGTTGAAAGGGAGCTATTTTACGTCTCACCGGAAGATGTTTTTCATGACATTTTAAAATTGAAACTCCAGGAGGTTCACCATCTCTTAAATGTGCACAGAAAGAAAAAAGGAGATTTCTTCATAGCTGTCGATGGCAGGGGAACCGGCTACGATTGCGAAATCGAATCCTTTGACAAAAATACCTTAACAGCTAAAATTCTCAAAAAGCACAGATTTTATGGAGAGCCCTTATTTAAACTTACCCTCGCTCTTGCCATACATAAAAAGAGCCGCTTCGAGTGGGTTATAGAAAAAGCTACTGAAATAGGAGTAACCAACATTATTCCTCTCTTAACAAAAAGAACAAACCAGAATGAACAAACTCTGAAACCTCAGCGAAGCGAACGAATCGCCCTGGCTGCGATGAAACAAAGCTGCCGTTCTTTTTTACCCACGATTACACCAGCAAAGAATTTTGAATCCCTTTGCGAAGATTCATCAAATTTCCATATAAAACTCATTGCACACGAAAAAGAGACCAGCAAAAATTTAAATGAAATTTTACAACTCGACGAGAACGTTTTGCAGAGGATAAAATCAGGGATTGTCTGTATCGGCCCGGAAGGCGGATTTACAAATGAAGAGATCGAGCTGGCAAATTCATCCGGATTTTCCACTTTTGGATTAGGGCCGAGACGGCTGAGAACGGAAACAGCCGCGCTGGTGGTTGCGAGCCTAATACTTGATCGAATGGGAGAATTACAATAACAGGAGTACTAAAATCAGATTCGTTTTCTCCTTACTAAATATTATGATCTAACATTTCTCACTGGTTTGACAAGGCAGGAGTGTAAAAATCAGTGAGTGTAGCGAACGTATTTTTACATGAGTTTAGCTTTAGTTTCTGCAAAAATACGCTTCGCTGATT is drawn from candidate division KSB1 bacterium and contains these coding sequences:
- the ispE gene encoding 4-(cytidine 5'-diphospho)-2-C-methyl-D-erythritol kinase codes for the protein MQAIRVPSYAKLNLGLFILGVRDDGFHEIETILQQIDLNDEIEVKLTDSSKIEFSCDHPDLQEANSNLCVRAANFLKQTTGIQKGAQIYLSKTIPMGAGLGGGSSNAAVVLLCLNKLWGLNLSAQELQAIASQLGSDIPFFILGGTAVATGRGNLLRPAKLTGEPTIVVVFPKISVSTKWAYKQVNLSLTIREKNIILPHFNDINYSNADFVKSLKNEFEEIVFTEYPLLEQIKKQINQSKAIYTSMSGSGSAIFGIFEKEEDALEVKRFFQNEYPTFVTRPINWGYQGVENKF
- a CDS encoding 50S ribosomal protein L25 translates to MSESGLEIQKREIVGKKANQQLKKEGKIPGIYYMHGEESIPVAVDAKQLKTLIQSEASIIDLKFDGDKKPTQSIIREVQWDPLYGHPLHVDFMGIKLTEKVHVDVPVHIVGTAFGVKQEGGIMQHIIREISIEALPLDIPEHIDVDITDLDIGDSIRIDDLSIDKVKILTDPTQSIVVIRPPTIVEEPVVEEEGLEEAEEGAEPEVIGEKKEESDEESSE
- a CDS encoding transglycosylase domain-containing protein codes for the protein MKRNFRVSEDGSFTKTRSRFFSTTFGRTVLVLFIIGLSGVIFLYIMGRDLPSLSQLESYKPKLSSKVYSSDLKIITEFYEEKRSFVPLEELPDALVKALIATEDRKFYDHWGIDLRRFATVALTSMVTFKRPSAVSTLTQQLARQLYLTLERTITRKIKEIITAIQIERTYTKVEILEMYLNHMNFGHGSYGAQSASIKYFNKDVQELTTDECAMLVGLLKAPSHYTPIWHPNKALSRRNVVLTSMRDINFISEDEYAENVKKPIEILETQNTAYGLAPYFTEYVRKNLQDKYGYNLYTDGLSIYTTIDSRAQTVAERAVQNHLPELQSKVKAALIKKNMIKDLLDSTFVENNDIKSLLRDSTFVDSLVLEKVPAQVALVSIDPRNGHILAMVGGRDFSKYKFNRAVQAHRQPGSAFKPFVYTVAIDNGYPPTYEVLNQPVVTFMPDGTRWSPRNYDLSVGGPTTFREGLRRSINLVTVRVLQ
- a CDS encoding ribose-phosphate pyrophosphokinase codes for the protein MLPNPILFSGNANRGIAEKIANYMEVSLGDAEIRHFSDDEIWVKYKQNIRGADVFIIQPTNSPAQNILELLIMLDAAHRASAERITAVIPYFGYARQDRKDQPRVSITAKLVANLIATAGADRVLTMDLHAPQIQGFFDIPVDHLYSSTILSDHFKEQNVPELTVVSPDIGGITLARAYAKRLHAPLAIIDKRRPKHNEAEIMNIIGEVDGRNILIVDDIVDTAGTLCNAADALKENGAKEIYVACTHALFSGQAVERISKAPITKIKVTDTVELAKEKQINKIEVLTASHLFGEAIKRTHGDESISSLFD
- a CDS encoding UDP-2,3-diacylglucosamine diphosphatase, which codes for MKKIYFISDAHLGAHSEEIEKIKITNLISFFNSIKKKADYLYIVGDLYDFWFEYSKVIPKVNLKVLANLNQLVESGIEVRYLTGNHDLWQDGYLQNEIGVKIYHEPVEVSHNSLKLFIAHGDGLAKRNWSLRLQKRVFKSPVNIFLYRLLHPDIGIPLAMKVSAKSKEREEKRYEQDYRNFATSKLNEGFQAVILGHTHVPLFEKINSGYYINLGDWMKKFTYLEMTGKKLELKSWGKRNEKKFPETS
- a CDS encoding BMC domain-containing protein — translated: MSLEALGMIETRGLIGAIEAADAMVKAAKVVLIGKEKIGGGFVTVMVRGDTGAVKAATDAGASAAEKVGELVSVHVIPRPHEDVEMILPKVAS
- a CDS encoding aminoacyl-tRNA hydrolase codes for the protein MGLGNPGFRYKRTRHNIGFLIIDHLKKTNESSAPVKKRNYTFSKTVFGEQSVILAKPLTYMNRSGEAVVELAQQFKIPPGNLLVIFDDFNLPFGKLRARSKGSDGGHNGLASVIHKLESSDFPRLRVGIGRDNLTDTIKFVLSKFNKKEKKELPGLIKLAADACLHFVAEGILKTMNKFN
- a CDS encoding BMC domain-containing protein yields the protein MDEKALGLVETKGLVGAIEAADAMLKTAAVQLIGIENTIAALLTVKVVGETGAVKAAVDAGASAAEKVGELISVHVIPRPHDDTESIIYNQSDDINSGGSAANLTIEKVKAMPVRQLRSLARDVAGFPIQGREISRANKEILVEKFQEYFNK
- a CDS encoding septation protein SpoVG family protein, with product MEITEINISIRNEEKLKAFVNVTFDDSFVVRGMKVIKGSNGYFISMPSRKMPDGSYRDIAHPIRNEFREYLEAEILNEYRVSLEEEGGEITEKIEPAVHEHIENP